The Zalophus californianus isolate mZalCal1 chromosome X, mZalCal1.pri.v2, whole genome shotgun sequence genomic interval TTAGTCACGAGGTCCCGAGGCTGGGCCCCTGGAATCCAGCGGGCCTGCGTGTCCTTATGTGAAGGGGAGAACTGGGGACAGACACGCACAGAGGGAAGGCCTCGGGCAGACACAGACAGATGACTGCCGTCCACGGGCCGAGGACACGGGCCTGGAACGGCTCCTTCCCTCGCGGAAGGGACCGACCCTGCCCACTCCCGGCTCCTGCCCTTCCGGCCTCCGGAACGGGGGCACGGGGCGCTTCGGGTGGTTGAGCCGCCCGGCCTGTGGTACCGTGCCACAGCAGCCCCAGCCGAGAGGCCCCAGGAGCGCCAAGTCGACCCCTGACACACGGTCCCGTACCGGTGCGCTCTTTCCTCAGCCGACTCCGAAGTTACATGCGTGCTCTGCGGCCCAAAGGAACACACGCAAATTACAGCCATTTAGGAACGACATCAATACAAAAGGAAACCTTAATCGCCGGCAATCCCACCACCCACATCCATCCAAACGGTAGCAGGGTGCGCACAggctgcttttacttttttattgtggtcaCACCTCATACATCGTTGTCTGCTGGCTTTTTTCACATCAACATGCGACAGAGCGAGCTCCTCTCCGACGCCACAGCCACCATGTGCACCTGGCTGCCTCTCCCAGCCAAGCACGCTGAGGAGGCTTCCTGCACACGCCTGCTCCGCCCTGCCACACCGGCCCCCATGCGGGGGTGCAGCTCAGGCCCGTCCCCCCTGCACCTTGCCGGCAGGGCGCCAGTCTCCATCTGTTCCTTGTTTCACATCACTTTTCGTCTAGCTGGAGTCTGCGTTTTAGTCACTAGCGAGGGAGAAATGCTTTCTTATTGTGCTTGTTTTGTTGGTCACCTGGATTCCTCTTAAGCGTTGGCCAGCGGGCAACAGAGGGCACGCATTGTTGTATGAGCAACAAGAAATACTGTTGtaatttgcagtgacgtggatggacctagagggtgttaCGCTACCCGAAAtacgtcagtcagagaaagacaagtatcatatgatctcactgataggcggaatttgagaaacaagacaagaggaccataggggaagggagggaaaaatgaaacaagacgaaaccagagagggagacaaaccgttaAGAGACTCtcaacctcaggaaacaaactgagggttgctggaggggtggggggtggggggtggggggtgggcgggctGGGGGAtagggcattggggagggtatgtgctatggtgagcgctgtgaattgtgtaagactgatgaatcacagaaccgtgcccctgaaacaagtaaGACATTATAcgttaatgaaaaaagaaaaagttttaaggggcgcctgggtggctcagtcgctgagcgtctgccttcggctcaggtcgtggtcccggggtcctgggatcgagccccgcatcgggctccctgccccgcgggggagcctgcttctccctctcccactccccctgctggtgttccctctcttgctgtgtctctctctgtcaaatgaatgaatgaaatcttaaaaaaaaaaaaatttttaaaagaactattgGTGTACAAGCAACAAGAAATACTGTTGTATGAGCAACAAGAAACGTCGTATGAGCAACAAGAAATGACATAGGTTTCAGCGGGATGCGCTTCcagctctctgtctctgcctcccaaACCCGGGCTTGTGAAGGTCAAGGGGCCACTGCTCATTGGGTAGGCAGGCTGCTTCCCTCACAGAAGGGATCCAACCACTTGTTCTGGAAGCCCGATCTAGGTAAAGccagaaggggagaaaagcagAATCCCTCCCTTCTAAGTGAATGGCCTGGTTTGAAGTCCTGGGTGTCCAGTGTACAGCTGGTCCCACAGGGTGCTCTGAGGAGGTAGGGAGCAAGGGCACCCCAGGAAGGGAAGCTTCGAAAGGGCAGCGGTTCCCAGCCAATGCCTGGTCCTGCACCCAGACCCTGACTCAGCTGGCCCGGGGCCCAGGCACGAACATCAGTAAAAGCCAGAACCTGAGGAAAGCACCCCAGGAAGGGAACGGCTGCCTCTCTCACCACTCCTGGGGCTCATCTTCTCCCTCCCAACATCCTTTCCGAAGAGGAAGCCAGTCAGAGGAGGGCTCCCCCGGGCCTTTGTCCACTCTCCTAGTAAAGCACGAAGCCCATGCCTACGCAGCTGGTGGCTGTCACCCAGGGCACCGGTCGGTCCAACGGTTCTGTCCCACCGCAGCCCGcagccttccttctcctcctcctgcccgtGGCTGCTGGCCCTGGCGGCGGTGGCCAGCTGGAGTCGGGATGGCCCCAGGAGCAGCAGTCCCCACGCCTGCGAGGGCCCGCCCCGCACCAAACCAGCTTTCCTTCCCACAGAGCGCCCAGTGTCTCCACAGCCCAGTGGCCACCATCACCCCAGGAAACAAGCCCCTCCGACGGAGCCGCCGGGCCTGGAGACACCGGTCCTCACCCGCATCTCTCCTAGTCTGTGCGCTCCGGAAGATAGCCCCGTGCTGGGCTGAATGGTGGCCCAGAGGATAGAGGCACGTCCTAATGCCCAGAATTTGTGGCTATGACCTGGGTTGGaggggcacccgagtggctcatcagttggttaagcaactgccttcggctcaggtcatgatcccagggtcataggatcgagccccgcatcgggctccctgcgggctccctgcttctccgcctgcttgtgcgctctctctctctctctctctctctctctctgccaagtaaataaggaaaaaaaaatgacctgagTTGGAAAAAGAGTCTTTGTGGATGTAAGGAAGATAAAGCTCTCAGAATGAGCTCATCCGGGACGATgtaggtgggccctaaatccagggcctggtgttcttataagagacAAGAAGAGAAGACTCGGTCAGGAAGAAGAAGAGGCCATGTAACCACGGAGGCAGAGAGTGGGGTGGCAGAGAATGGAGCCAAGAACACCAAGGGCCACCCCCAGAGGCTGGGAGAAAGGCCCGGAACTGATTTTCCCTCAGTGcctccagaagaaaccaaccctgccgcCCTGATttcagaaccatgagagaatgaATTCCCGTCGTTTTACGCCCCCAAGTCAGTCATTTGTTACAGTGGCCATGGGAAATTCGTACATCCCCCCAAAACTAAAGGTGCTCTTTAGTTTTGCAGaaaaactacaggatcaggaTTGGGACGCAGCACCCGGAAGTGGGGAGCCTGTTTGTGCCTTTAACATCTTCCCAAAGGACGATCGTCTGTGATTAGACATCTGGGCTCCAGGAAATGGAGAAGGGGCTCCCGCTCCTATACACACCAGGCAAGCCCCCGGCCCAGGCTCGTCTTCGCAGCAGGCTGCCAGCCGGGCTGTCTTCAGCGACACCCCATTCCCAAccaggggaaggtgggggagggccagGCGAGGCTGGGGCATTCTTCCTCCACTTCCAACATCCCTTCCTGACAACCACAGGCTTAATGCCCTTGGCTTTGACATCAAGGAAACGTCCAGAATCTTGCAAAACAACAGTAAGGAGCCCTCTAGTGTTCATAACCTTCCAATCATCACCAAGTGGCTTCCCTTCAAAAGGCCGGAGCATACGGGGCTGGTGCGGGGAACAGCATCACAAGCTTCTGGGATGTGATGGAAACACGGCCACCACCGCTCACGCTGGGCAGCAACGCGCTCAGGGAGGACAGCAGCACGCTGTGGTgttgggagaaggaaagggaaagcgTACGTGGGGGAAGCATCTCCCCGTCAAGCCACGAGCCGGTCACAACCACGGTAAACCCAAAGCAGTGAAGGAAAGGTGGAGAAGCGTGGCCGTGCCTAGATGACCAACTTCAAGTCCAAGTCAGAGTGAAAGAAGATACTTGCAATTTCTATCGTACACAAGAGCCGATCCCACCAATGACCGAAGAGCTCAAACACACTGAGGAACAAAAGACTAACAGCCCAACAGAAAAACGGGCAGAAAATACAAACAAGCCATTAAGCAGAATTGGAAAAGGCCCTTCGGGCTCACTCGGAATAGAGAAACACATGCCTGACAGAGGGCAAAGCCCACAGGCTGGACACCCGTCCTGTGGGCAAGGCTCCGAGGAAGCAGGGACAACGCACTGGCCCATCTAACCCGTCTGCAGCTGCTCAGTGGTGCGGCTTCTAAGAATCCGACCCAGAGATACCCACAAAGTGATGCACAGGGACGTTCGCTGCGGCATCCTTTGCGACGATACAGGAGtggcaacaacccaaatgttcctCACGAGTGGACAGCCAACATCTACTGGCAGCGCAGCCTCCACACGGAATACCACATGGCCCACAAGGGCCCTGGCGCCACGGCGCATGGGAGCTCGCATGCGAGCAAAGGCTTCTGCCTGTGTTGGCTCGAGAAGTTCTGGGAGAGCCCTGGCCTCGATTCTTGACTTTGCCCGTGGAGGTGGAAAGCAAGGGAGCCCCCAGAGGCAAGTGGTTGAAGCAGACGGCACAAAGAAGAAGGGCAGAGCATCAGGCCTAGCGGGTTCCTTGTACCCTAACAGAGGCAAACCAGCAGATGGGGGAGCTGAAGCATAAGGTCCTAGAGCTAGCTCGTGGGGCTCACAGAAGTGGCCCGTTCTGTCACCCAGCCCGTAAGTCGGGAGCGGGCAGGCGGGAAAGCACAGAGCGCGCCGTCCTGTGCTGGTCCCTCCCCCGCAGGCAGCCCCTACTCGATGCACTCCATGACATGTATCTGCAGGGTGTCCATATCAGGAGCCTGATACTGGCACTTGGGGCAACAGAAGTCAGGCGGCTCCTCGGGGGGGCTTCTCCTCTGGCTGGGCAGGGCCAGGTGAAAGGAGGGGTGAGCTGGAGAAAGAGGGGAGGCAGCAGAAAGTACTGAGACTTGATAGGACTGTGCCGCCCGACCACTGGGGTCACCAGCACtagctcctcccctctgcccccctcccccccccccagaggggGTACTACACTTGGGAGAGCAGCTCTGGTGAGTTGAGATGGCACTTTCTCTAACACCCTGCCCTCTGCAGCCCTCCTCCTACAGCTCActcacctggggtggggggtaaggggGCCTGGGAGACCTCCACGTGCCGCTTCCTCAGATCTTCAATCCTTGGAAAAGAGAAACCATCCAATCAGCCAGTGCACATGGAGCCAGTGGaaggacagggcagggggaggggagagggagggccagCTCGTAGCCCAACAGAGCAGTGCGGCCACTACCAGAGACCCGCGGCACCCGGCCCCACTCCTCATGGGGATGGACTCCGAGGCCCACCTGGCCGACTCCTGACAGCTGGCCTTCAGCCTGCTGTATTCCCTCTGCAGCTGCTCCAGCTGCTCCTGCAGGAACTCCTTCTTCTCCGCCAGTTGTTCCCGGGCCTGCCTCTCGGCCTGGAAGTCGGCCTTGTAGATATCCGCCTGGCAAACAAAGCCAAGACAGGGGCACGCCCACCAACTGTTGGCCATTCATTGGACACTCCATGCCGGGGGACGAGGGagagccctgccctcccagagcccGTGGCACAGAGAAGGCCAGCCCCAAGTGCACTGAGAGGTCAGGGAACAGCACAGGGGGCTCCAAGAGCTTCCGAGAAGCCACCGCAAACTGACGCCAGAGACGCACCAGGTCCCGGGGCCAGCAGGCGACAGAGGAGCGCCCTCACCTGAGCCTTCAGCACCGGGACAGTCTCCATCACAATCTTGTGCTGCTCGGCCTCTTCCTTCAGCTTGTCAATCACTTCCTGTTTGGCCACCAGGGCCTCCTCGGCCTGCTGGAGCTGCTGCCTGAGATCCTCCAGCTGCATTCCCTAGAAATGGGCAAGGGGGTACTGAGGGAGCTCAAGCTGGCCCAGGGTGAGCTGCTACTCCAGGTGAGAAGAACCAAAAGCAATGAAAGACGCGCCCTGGCTGGCCAGTGCCGGAGTAACGCCAACCACAGGCTGTCAGCGTGGGCAGGACACAGGAAAGCCAGAGGGTGGAGGGGACCTCTGGGGTCATGGGGCACAACTTCCCACCCAGGCCGACACTCCTTTCCCAGATTCCCCAGCCAGACAGCCTGCCTCCAACGCTTCAAGGAACAGGGCCGTACTTCCTTCTGAGGCCATCCCCTCCATGCTGAGCTGCTCCCGCACTAACACCCCACCCTTCCAAGTCTCCTCTGGGCACGCTCGTGTTTGACAGCATCCTTCTTAAAATGTGATCACTAGAAACTGCACCCAGTACAGGTCTGATGAGAACCAAAAGAGGGCTCGCAGCCACCTTGAACAGGGCGAGAGAAGCGTTCTGGGCCTTACCTTGGCTCTGAGAAAccagagccaggagccaggctggCAGGAGGGACTGGTCGTGGAGACAAGCATGTTCCCGGCCCACAGAGGGAGCATCCAGAGGCCCAGCCTAGTCGATTGCAGCCCACAAGCAGCACAGCCCAAGGATCCCGGTCTCCCCACATCCCGCCCTCAGCTGTCACATTGCGACCCTGGCAAAGCTCTAGGACAAGTCAAGCATCCCTCCCCAAATCCCATTCTGTCAAGTCTTCATGTAAGAACCCGAGCTCCCATAGTGGTAAATTTGGGGAAGCAGGCCCCATGCTCTTCCGTTTCTAGGCTGCAGGGAGAGGAACCCAGGCAAGTCGGTCCTAGACAGTCCCGAGTACATGCCCACCATACTCACTCGGTTTCGCTCACTGCTCACCACGCTGCTCTTGATGTGGTTGTCATACTCTTGGAAGAGCTGGTGATAGGCCACCTGCAGCTGGGCCAGCTTCCGCCTGAGGAAAAGGAGCCTTTGCTGGAGAAACAACCTTGTCCTACTCCGGCCACAGCGTTTCTGCTTTGCAGCCCCACCCTCTTCGTTCTTGTCATATGTCCACAAACCAGAAGGGGGCTTCCAGGGGGCACTTGTGCCTTAAAGGCCATCGGCGCTAAGGCAGGCTTCACTACATGGTTAGCATCCTTTTTCTTAAGactaacacatttaaaaataagaaggttTATAATAGGATGGGACTCTCCTGGGCTCTTCAAAAAagtcatctgccttcggctcaggtcctgatcccagggtcctgggattgagtccagcattgggctccctgctccgcgggaagcctgcttctccctcttcccctgcttgtgttctctctctctcgctctctctctctctctctgtttcaaataaataaataaataatctttttaaaataaataaataagtaaataaataaacgaaaGGAGGCCTCAAAGGCATGCCAACGAAAGCAACGCAGGGTCTGGGACCGGATGCTGTCAACATGTGGAGAGCACACATTATCGGATCAAAGATGGATCGTCTAGGTGTGGTCATGCTCAGGGACAGTCCGTGGAAGGGCTCCCCGACAGCTAGAAAGTCACTGAGGGCCCTCtggtctctgtccctcctgcGGGCACAAAGCCACTCACTTCTCCTCCGAGGCAGCCTGGCGCTCCATGCGCAGGGCCGCCTCCACGCTCTGGCTCTGCATGCGCAGCTGGTCCACCTGCACGCTGTGCTGCTGCTGCAGCGTCTCCCGCTCGCTCTCCAGCTGCCGGGCC includes:
- the IKBKG gene encoding NF-kappa-B essential modulator isoform X2 → MNRPPWKSQPCEMVQPSGGPAGDQDVPGEESSLGKPAMLHLPSEQGTPESLQRCLEENQELRDAIRQSNQMLRERCEELQHFQGSQRKEKEFLMQKFQEARKLVERLNLEKLDLRRQREQALQEVEHLKRCQQQMAEDKASVKAQVTSLLGELQESQSRLEAATKERQALEGRARAASEQARQLESERETLQQQHSVQVDQLRMQSQSVEAALRMERQAASEEKRKLAQLQVAYHQLFQEYDNHIKSSVVSSERNRGMQLEDLRQQLQQAEEALVAKQEVIDKLKEEAEQHKIVMETVPVLKAQADIYKADFQAERQAREQLAEKKEFLQEQLEQLQREYSRLKASCQESARIEDLRKRHVEVSQAPLPPTPGARFCDSSVLHNSQRSP
- the IKBKG gene encoding NF-kappa-B essential modulator isoform X5; translation: MNRPPWKSQPCEMVQPSGGPAGDQDVPGEESSLGKPAMLHLPSEQGTPESLQRCLEENQELRDAIRQSNQMLRERCEELQHFQGSQRKEKEFLMQKFQEARKLVERLNLEKLDLRRQREQALQEVEHLKRCQQQMAEDKASVKAQVTSLLGELQESQSRLEAATKERQALEGRARAASEQARQLESERETLQQQHSVQVDQLRMQSQSVEAALRMERQAASEEKRKLAQLQVAYHQLFQEYDNHIKSSVVSSERNRGMQLEDLRQQLQQAEEALVAKQEVIDKLKEEAEQHKIVMETVPVLKAQADIYKADFQAERQAREQLAEKKEFLQEQLEQLQREYSRLKASCQESARIEDLRKRHVEVSQAPLPPTPEHACNFGVG
- the IKBKG gene encoding NF-kappa-B essential modulator isoform X1; this translates as MNRPPWKSQPCEMVQPSGGPAGDQDVPGEESSLGKPAMLHLPSEQGTPESLQRCLEENQELRDAIRQSNQMLRERCEELQHFQGSQRKEKEFLMQKFQEARKLVERLNLEKLDLRRQREQALQEVEHLKRCQQQMAEDKASVKAQVTSLLGELQESQSRLEAATKERQALEGRARAASEQARQLESERETLQQQHSVQVDQLRMQSQSVEAALRMERQAASEEKRKLAQLQVAYHQLFQEYDNHIKSSVVSSERNRGMQLEDLRQQLQQAEEALVAKQEVIDKLKEEAEQHKIVMETVPVLKAQADIYKADFQAERQAREQLAEKKEFLQEQLEQLQREYSRLKASCQESARIEDLRKRHVEVSQAPLPPTPAHPSFHLALPSQRRSPPEEPPDFCCPKCQYQAPDMDTLQIHVMECIE
- the IKBKG gene encoding NF-kappa-B essential modulator isoform X4, whose translation is MNRPPWKSQPCEMVQPSGGPAGDQDVPGEESSLGKPAMLHLPSEQGTPESLQRCLEENQELRDAIRQSNQMLRERCEELQHFQGSQRKEKEFLMQKFQEARKLVERLNLEKLDLRRQREQALQEVEHLKRCQQQMAEDKASVKAQVTSLLGELQESQSRLEAATKERQALEGRARAASEQARQLESERETLQQQHSVQVDQLRMQSQSVEAALRMERQAASEEKRKLAQLQVAYHQLFQEYDNHIKSSVVSSERNRGMQLEDLRQQLQQAEEALVAKQEVIDKLKEEAEQHKIVMETVPVLKAQADIYKADFQAERQAREQLAEKKEFLQEQLEQLQREYSRLKASCQESARIEDLRKRHVEVSQAPLPPTPGHFFREAIPDHST